The window ATTAGGTATATCACCTTCTTGTATAGTTGCTAATTCTTTAAAAGATACACCTTCCCCTAATAGGTATTGTACGATTTCCCAACCAACAAAGTAAACTTCTCTTTCGTTATTAGTTGTTCCGTTGCCAAATGTAAACCTTGTTACCGCTTCAGATGAAGAATCTTCCAAGAATGGGAGGGTACCTTTAATTATTTCCCATTTATGTTCATTACAGGTCTCGAACCACCCCTTTTTATGTTCAATATAATGCTCATCTAGATCGCCAGGAACTAAAAATTTACTTACCTGAGTTGCTAATCCTTCTTGTATTATAGTTGAGGCAATTGTTCGTTCCCACTTTGCAGTTAAATTTGCAGTATGTGAATGAACTATATGTGTCAGTTCGTGTGATAGTAATATATCAGAATCTCCATTTTCAATAGGAAGGCATAGTGCTAAACGCTTTTCGTCAAAAGGAGCAACAAAAGGGTTGTTTTCAAATCCGCCAACAAAATAAACAACAACTAAATTAATTGGTTGGTCATAGCCCAACAGTGCTTTTATTTTTGCTAGGTAATGATTAATTCTCTCCTGATTCGGTTCCCATTGTTCAAGATTTAATAAATGTTCACTGTAGCTTTCCCAAGCTCCTTCTAACAAATTCCTGGCAATTACTTTCCCTTCCTCACCAGGAGGAACTGCAGCAAAGTTATAATGTTCTTCCCATAGTGTCCATCTTTTTTCTTTATCAATATCAGACTTGTTAGCCATTTGGTAAAAGGCTAAGAACTTAGGTACCAAATTGAGCAATTCAACTTTATCCAATAAATCTCACCCCTTAACTCCCATTTCTTTTTGAACTAATCTGTAGTGCTAATAAATATCAATATGTTTAAATTTCGATAGATTTGTTAATAATTCCTTTAATAATAACATTTTGGAGATAATTATAGTGTTACTATCAAGAGCAGGGGAAGTATATCACTTAAACGTTGCCTTTTATACTAATGCAACCGTTTCTCTAAGTAATCAATCCTTTTTATTGTGGCATTTAAGCAAATCAGGCGCATTATAGTAAGCCCGAAAATATGAAAAAAGCGCCAAACCCTTCATAATCTAGGGTTTGGCGCTTTTGATAGTTGTTTATGGGACGAAAAATCTCCACTCACAAAAAAATTATTTTATAAACCACATTTTAGCTGGGCACCACAGTTTGTACATGTGTTACAGCCGCCCATTTCCTCTACCGTACCTTGACGGCATACTGGACATGTGTTTCCTACTTCTGAACCGATTGTTACGTCCGTTTCTGATAGTGGTTTAATTGTATCCACTAATACGACTTGGCGTTTTACTACGACTTCTTCTTGCTTTAATTCTTCAAATTCCATTTGCTCATCCGTATTAGCTTCTTCGGCTTTTAGCGTTAGTACTTGCGAGTCACGTGAACCGTCCACGTAAACTGTACCGCCTTTCGCTCCACCTTTATATAAGCGCTCGTAAACACTTTGCACTTGCTCAACTGTATAACCTTTTGGCGCATTCACTGTTTTCGAAATAGATGAGTCGATCCAATTTTGGATAATACATTGAACATCGGCATGTGCCTCTGCTGATAATTCCATTGAAGATTTGAACCAGTTTGGTAAATTATTTTCATCCATACCTGGATTTGCTTCTAAATATTCTTTCACGATTTCTGCTTTTACTTCGATAAACTTACCTAATCGTCCTGAACGGTAGTAAGTGAAACTGAAGTAAGGCTCAAGACCAGTAGCAACTCCGACCATTGTACCAGTTGATCCCGTAGGTGCAACTGTTAATAAGTGCGAATTGCGAATACCGTTTGCGATCACGCCTTCACGAATGTGCTCCGGCATTTTTTTCATAAAGCCTGTATTTGTAAAGGCTTCGCGTAAACGAGCAGTTTCTGCATCTGTTGCGCCTTGTAAGAACGGGAAGCTGCCGCGCTCTTTTCCAAGCTCAATTGATTGTTCATAAGCGGCAATCGCGATCGTTTTAAAGATTTCGTCTACAAGCGCATTACCCTCATCTGAACCGTATTCTTTTTCACAGTAAATAAGTAAATCGGCAAGACCCATAACACCAAGACCAACACGGCGTTCACCAAGTGCTTGCTTTTTATTATCTTCTAAGAAATATGGTGTTGCGTCAATTACGTTATCTTGCATACGTACGCCCACTTGAACCGTTTGACGTAACGCTTCATAATCAACTGTTTTCGTTTCTTTATTTGCAAACTGCGCTAAGTTTACCGCAGCTAAGTTACATACTGAATATGGAGCTAATGGTTGTTCTCCACACGGATTCGTTGCAACTACTTGTTGACCATAGCTTCGTGCATTGGTCATATCGTTCGCATTGTCGATGAAGAAAATACCTGGCTCGGCAGCATACGTTGCACAAATATTCACTAAGTTCCAAAGCTCTTTTGCTTTAATTGTACGGTGCGTGCGAACAGGATAGCCTAGCTTTTCCCATTCACGAACATCGCCTACTTCATGCCATTTTTCGTTGTAGATTTTCATTTGCTCTGGTGTGTAATTTGCCACATCCGGGAAACGTAATGGGAATTCTTCATCATTTTCAACAGCGGCCATAAATTCTTTCGTTAATGTTACAGAAATATTCGCACCTGTTAAAAATTCCGGATTGTGTACAGAGTATGTACCCCCGTCGCGTAATTTTGTTTCCGCATCACGGATAATTGCTTGACTAAAGCCACCGAAGCCTTCAATGCTTTTATAGTTAACAATTCCTTGATACATCGCATCTTCTTGCTGTGTTAACGGCTTGAATTTTAGCTTTTCTTTCGCTAAACGGATAATCGATTCATCCGCTGTATTCTCAATTAAATAACGTAAAATACGTGGGTTTTGCATTTTAGAAATAATAAATTCCACGATATCTGGATGCCAATCTGCTAACATGATCATTTGTGCACCGCGTCGTGAACCACCTTGCTCTACAAGATGCGTTAATTTCGCAATATCATCCAACCAGCTAACTGAACCAGATGATTTCCCATTAACTCCGCGCGCTAATGTATTACGAGGACGTAGCGTTGATCCGTTTGTACCAACACCACCACCACGACTCATAATTTCCATTACTTGCTTACGGTGATCACTAATGCCTTCACGAGAATCCGCTACAAAAGGCATAACATAACAGTTAAAGAATGTTACTTCAGTTTCAGAACCTGCTCCATAAATGACACGGCCAGCTGGAATAAACTTCAATCCTACAAGCTGCTCATAAAACTTTCCAAACCATTCTTGACGTTTTTCTTCGGTCTTTTCTACAGATGCTAAACCTGTTGCGTTTCGTTTAGCAATTTGCTCGTAATAGATTTCTAAAGGCTTTTCGATAATATCTAATGAACGTACAATAATACCCGTTGCTTGCTCACTCTCGTCCAATACATTTCGATAATCTGCTTCAATCATAATCGAGGCCATCTTGTTTTCATGGTCAATCGATTGGATAATTCCAAGGCCACGTGCAGGGAATTTCGGATCTTGTTTGACCGTTAATACGACAAAATCTCCTGCTTTTAACGTTTTCTTTTCCGTATCCTTAAAAGAATAACGATCAATCATTACAAGGCGAGACACCCCTTTATGCGTAATATGCATATCGGATGTAATCGGATGCACCTGCGGGAATTGTTCGATATCTTGATTTAACTGATCAATTTGGATGGTTTGCTCTAATACACTTGCCATCTATAAAGCCTCCTTTTGAAAATTACTCTAAATTAATAGTTCCCAACAAAAATCAAAATCAAACACAATATATACAATATATTGTGTTTGATTCTTTTATTGGAATCTATATGTTGATTTTCATTTATTTACTTAAAAAAGATTACAATATAAATTTATTTCAAACAAGGGGTTGATTTTTTTAAAATTTCGTAAACCTCAATAATATCAACGTTTCCCGCATTAAAAATATTTTTATAAAAAACAAAACAAACGTTCGTAACTCATTTTCTGAAATTCCAATTGTCTGTCAAGTATTTATTTTGCTCTAACTGTTTCACATATTGAAGTTGTTCCGCCGTTAATTCATAAGGAACTAAGTCAATGTCCAGCGCCTCTTCAAACCCTTCTGAGAACGCGCTCACACATTGTTCAATTGTAAAAGGTGTTGTTGCTAATTGATTCATCGCAACCGCCTTCTCAGGCAATTTTAAACGCATTTTCTCTTTCGCTTCAGGCGTTGCAAAATTAAATAGTGATAACAATAATTCTTCATCAAGATCTAATAGAATTGCTCCATGTTGAAGTATAACACCCTTTTGTCGAGTTTGCGCACTACCAGCAACTTTTTTCCCTTCCACAACCAATTCATACCAACTTGGCGCGTCAAAACAAACCGCGCTTTTTGGTTTTTTTAAATCAGATAAGCTTTCCTGCGTTTCCGGAACACTAAAATAAGCATCTAAACCTAATTTTCTAAACCCAAGTAATAACCCCTCACTCAATACACGATACGCTTCTGTTACTGTTACAGGCATATTTGGATAGTTTTCTGAAACAATAATTGAATATGTAAGTTCTTGATCATGTAATACAGCACGTCCACCTGTTGGGCGACGAACAAAACCTAAATTTTGATCCTTCACCGCCTGCAAATTAATATCACGCTCGGCTCGTTGAAAGTAACCAATTGATAACGTCGCAGGGTTCCATTCATAAAAACGGATAATTGGTGGCATACTTCCCTCACTATGCCAGTCTAATAATGCTTCATCTAATGCCATATTAAAACTC is drawn from Solibacillus sp. R5-41 and contains these coding sequences:
- a CDS encoding DUF2268 domain-containing putative Zn-dependent protease (predicted Zn-dependent protease with a strongly conserved HExxH motif), whose protein sequence is MDKVELLNLVPKFLAFYQMANKSDIDKEKRWTLWEEHYNFAAVPPGEEGKVIARNLLEGAWESYSEHLLNLEQWEPNQERINHYLAKIKALLGYDQPINLVVVYFVGGFENNPFVAPFDEKRLALCLPIENGDSDILLSHELTHIVHSHTANLTAKWERTIASTIIQEGLATQVSKFLVPGDLDEHYIEHKKGWFETCNEHKWEIIKGTLPFLEDSSSEAVTRFTFGNGTTNNEREVYFVGWEIVQYLLGEGVSFKELATIQEGDIPNYLREVYPLFLTNEVVDPSSN
- a CDS encoding vitamin B12-dependent ribonucleotide reductase, with amino-acid sequence MASVLEQTIQIDQLNQDIEQFPQVHPITSDMHITHKGVSRLVMIDRYSFKDTEKKTLKAGDFVVLTVKQDPKFPARGLGIIQSIDHENKMASIMIEADYRNVLDESEQATGIIVRSLDIIEKPLEIYYEQIAKRNATGLASVEKTEEKRQEWFGKFYEQLVGLKFIPAGRVIYGAGSETEVTFFNCYVMPFVADSREGISDHRKQVMEIMSRGGGVGTNGSTLRPRNTLARGVNGKSSGSVSWLDDIAKLTHLVEQGGSRRGAQMIMLADWHPDIVEFIISKMQNPRILRYLIENTADESIIRLAKEKLKFKPLTQQEDAMYQGIVNYKSIEGFGGFSQAIIRDAETKLRDGGTYSVHNPEFLTGANISVTLTKEFMAAVENDEEFPLRFPDVANYTPEQMKIYNEKWHEVGDVREWEKLGYPVRTHRTIKAKELWNLVNICATYAAEPGIFFIDNANDMTNARSYGQQVVATNPCGEQPLAPYSVCNLAAVNLAQFANKETKTVDYEALRQTVQVGVRMQDNVIDATPYFLEDNKKQALGERRVGLGVMGLADLLIYCEKEYGSDEGNALVDEIFKTIAIAAYEQSIELGKERGSFPFLQGATDAETARLREAFTNTGFMKKMPEHIREGVIANGIRNSHLLTVAPTGSTGTMVGVATGLEPYFSFTYYRSGRLGKFIEVKAEIVKEYLEANPGMDENNLPNWFKSSMELSAEAHADVQCIIQNWIDSSISKTVNAPKGYTVEQVQSVYERLYKGGAKGGTVYVDGSRDSQVLTLKAEEANTDEQMEFEELKQEEVVVKRQVVLVDTIKPLSETDVTIGSEVGNTCPVCRQGTVEEMGGCNTCTNCGAQLKCGL
- a CDS encoding biotin/lipoate A/B protein ligase family protein produces the protein MALDEALLDWHSEGSMPPIIRFYEWNPATLSIGYFQRAERDINLQAVKDQNLGFVRRPTGGRAVLHDQELTYSIIVSENYPNMPVTVTEAYRVLSEGLLLGFRKLGLDAYFSVPETQESLSDLKKPKSAVCFDAPSWYELVVEGKKVAGSAQTRQKGVILQHGAILLDLDEELLLSLFNFATPEAKEKMRLKLPEKAVAMNQLATTPFTIEQCVSAFSEGFEEALDIDLVPYELTAEQLQYVKQLEQNKYLTDNWNFRK